One genomic region from Betaproteobacteria bacterium encodes:
- a CDS encoding HAD family phosphatase, with the protein MSEVVDLPDIKAVLFDFGGVLAELRAEAHLLPLVGNRLTREEMWAMWSGSPAVRAHETGKIAADEFSERIVEELALDVAPQAFLAGFRDWIVGPFAETHNLVRDVAARHTTALVSNTSAFHWPVIESFGVLPHMHHVFASYQIGRIKPDRAYFEFVIAQMGIAAQEAVFFDDSPLNVAAARELGLHAYRVESAREVREQLTRLGMLGAD; encoded by the coding sequence TTGAGCGAGGTCGTCGATTTGCCTGACATCAAGGCGGTCCTGTTCGACTTTGGCGGCGTGCTGGCGGAATTGCGCGCGGAGGCCCACCTGCTGCCGCTGGTGGGCAATCGGCTGACGCGTGAGGAAATGTGGGCGATGTGGAGCGGCTCTCCCGCCGTGCGTGCGCACGAGACGGGAAAAATTGCCGCCGATGAATTCTCCGAACGCATCGTTGAAGAACTGGCGCTTGACGTTGCGCCGCAAGCGTTCCTGGCCGGATTTCGCGATTGGATCGTCGGGCCGTTCGCCGAAACGCACAACCTGGTACGCGATGTCGCGGCGCGCCACACCACTGCACTGGTATCAAATACCAGCGCCTTCCATTGGCCGGTGATCGAGTCGTTCGGTGTACTGCCACATATGCATCATGTGTTCGCGTCGTACCAGATCGGCCGCATCAAGCCGGATCGTGCTTACTTCGAATTTGTCATCGCGCAAATGGGTATCGCCGCACAGGAAGCCGTGTTCTTCGATGACAGTCCGCTGAATGTGGCCGCGGCGCGGGAATTGGGATTGCACGCGTATCGGGTTGAAAGCGCCCGCGAGGTGCGTGAGCAATTGACGCGGCTCGGGATGCTGGGGGCTGATTGA
- a CDS encoding DUF3667 domain-containing protein codes for MKGGAIAHGEVAPAELAPHCRNCSLPLGATRGRYCPNCGQETTLHPPTFWEFVHEFITHYVALEGKLWRTLVLLFFKPAELTREYRAGRKQRYISPLRLYITASFLFFLVVKIAGWGSFVHVETTTSETAKPTKGISYSFNSERPPSGKPLDDLAIRQAQINLECGAFQDVCRQFQTRLEKKYTGKTTGDVIDMLRAGMLANVPYALFLLLPLFALLTKLIYVRRGIYFGEHVVYALHIHAFTFFVLLLKAILPRYVGDVVVLAALVYYFVAMQRFFGGRWWATTLRYAVVATVYPLLLVMATATVVLYVLIA; via the coding sequence GTGAAGGGCGGCGCTATTGCACACGGTGAAGTGGCGCCAGCCGAATTGGCGCCCCATTGCCGCAACTGCAGCCTTCCGCTCGGCGCCACACGCGGCAGATATTGCCCCAACTGCGGGCAGGAAACAACGCTGCATCCGCCGACATTCTGGGAATTTGTCCACGAATTCATCACCCACTATGTCGCGCTGGAGGGCAAACTCTGGCGTACCTTGGTATTGCTGTTTTTCAAGCCGGCCGAGCTGACCCGCGAGTATCGCGCCGGGCGCAAGCAGCGTTATATCTCCCCATTGCGGCTTTACATCACCGCCAGTTTTTTATTTTTCCTGGTGGTGAAGATAGCTGGCTGGGGAAGTTTTGTGCACGTCGAAACGACGACAAGTGAGACCGCGAAACCGACAAAGGGAATCTCATATTCGTTCAATTCCGAGAGGCCGCCCAGTGGCAAGCCACTCGATGATCTGGCAATACGGCAGGCCCAGATCAATCTGGAATGCGGGGCGTTTCAGGATGTATGCCGGCAATTTCAGACCCGGCTGGAGAAGAAATACACCGGCAAAACCACCGGGGATGTGATCGACATGCTCAGGGCGGGCATGCTTGCCAATGTTCCATATGCCTTGTTTCTGCTGCTGCCGCTGTTTGCCCTGCTGACCAAGTTGATCTATGTCCGGCGTGGAATTTATTTTGGCGAGCATGTGGTCTATGCGCTGCATATTCACGCCTTCACGTTTTTTGTGTTGCTGCTCAAGGCGATCCTGCCGCGCTACGTGGGTGATGTCGTGGTATTGGCCGCGCTGGTCTACTATTTCGTCGCGATGCAGCGGTTCTTCGGGGGACGCTGGTGGGCCACCACGTTGCGATATGCTGTCGTCGCCACCGTTTATCCCTTGTTGCTCGTGATGGCCACGGCAACCGTCGTTTTATATGTCTTGATTGCTTAA
- a CDS encoding phosphoribosylaminoimidazolesuccinocarboxamide synthase, which yields MYESSIKSLPLVARGKVRDIYAVGDDKLLLVTSDRLSAYDVILPTPIPHKGEILVALASFWFEKLQHVVPNQLTGIDPETVVAANERDQVRGRAIVVNKYKVLPVEAVVRGYLEGSGWKEYQASQSVCGVKLPAGLQRASKLPQPIFTPATKAEAGEHDENIDFSTCEKIIGAARAAEVRDTAIRLYSEAAEYALTKGIIIADTKFEFGVDAGGNLHLIDEVLTPDSSRFWPLDTYTVGASPESFDKQYIRNWLDAIGFNRKPPAPQVPPEIAQKTSDKYREALDRLTS from the coding sequence ATGTACGAATCCTCGATCAAATCCCTTCCCCTCGTTGCGCGCGGCAAAGTGCGCGACATCTACGCCGTCGGTGACGACAAGCTGCTGCTCGTCACCAGCGACCGTCTCTCCGCTTATGACGTGATCCTGCCGACACCGATCCCGCATAAGGGCGAGATCCTCGTTGCGCTGGCCAGTTTCTGGTTCGAAAAACTGCAGCACGTCGTGCCCAATCAACTGACCGGCATCGATCCCGAAACCGTGGTGGCGGCAAACGAGCGCGACCAGGTACGCGGTCGCGCAATTGTCGTGAACAAGTACAAGGTATTGCCTGTTGAAGCCGTGGTACGCGGCTACCTGGAAGGATCCGGCTGGAAGGAATACCAGGCATCGCAATCGGTATGCGGCGTGAAACTGCCAGCGGGCCTGCAGCGCGCCTCGAAACTGCCGCAGCCGATTTTCACGCCGGCCACCAAGGCGGAAGCCGGCGAGCACGACGAGAATATCGATTTCTCAACGTGCGAAAAAATCATCGGCGCGGCGCGTGCCGCCGAGGTTCGCGATACCGCGATTCGACTCTATTCGGAAGCCGCCGAATACGCGCTCACCAAGGGCATCATCATCGCCGATACCAAGTTCGAATTCGGTGTCGATGCCGGCGGCAACCTGCATCTCATCGATGAAGTGCTCACGCCGGATTCTTCGCGTTTCTGGCCGCTGGATACTTATACGGTCGGCGCATCACCCGAAAGTTTCGACAAGCAATACATTCGCAACTGGCTTGACGCCATCGGCTTCAATCGCAAGCCACCGGCGCCGCAAGTGCCACCGGAGATTGCCCAAAAAACCAGCGACAAATATCGCGAGGCGCTGGACAGGCTAACCAGTTGA